The Tripterygium wilfordii isolate XIE 37 chromosome 17, ASM1340144v1, whole genome shotgun sequence genome has a window encoding:
- the LOC119982014 gene encoding 50S ribosomal protein L7/L12-like: MSLSSKIPSKVLAGRLTTIHRRLCTATATASETRTQKLERIADELMNLTKLERYDYSILFRHKMGLNRFGPAVSGPISASADTADVKAAAEVEKTAFDIKLEKFDSAAKIKIIKEVRTFTDLGLKEAKDLVEKVPVVLKKGVTKEEANSIIEKLKELGATVVLE, encoded by the coding sequence ATGTCTTTATCCTCCAAGATCCCTTCCAAGGTACTCGCCGGTAGGCTTACCACCATTCATCGCCGCCTTTGCACCGCCACAGCCACCGCGTCCGAGACCAGAACCCAGAAACTGGAACGCATTGCCGACGAGTTGATGAACCTTACAAAGCTCGAGAGGTACGACTACTCCATCCTCTTCCGACACAAAATGGGACTCAACCGATTCGGGCCTGCAGTCTCCGGACCCATCTCCGCCTCAGCCGACACCGCTGACGTTAAGGCGGCGGCTGAGGTGGAGAAGACGGCGTTCGATATAAAGCTGGAGAAATTTGACTCTGCGGCCAAGATAAAGATAATCAAAGAGGTTAGGACTTTTACTGATTTGGGGTTGAAGGAGGCTAAGGATTTGGTGGAGAAAGTGCCTGTCGTTTTGAAGAAGGGAGTTACTAAAGAGGAGGCAAATTCCATTATTGAAAAGCTCAAAGAGTTGGGTGCTACTGTCGTATTGGAATGA
- the LOC119982351 gene encoding uncharacterized protein LOC119982351 has translation MGFVGFFFSLTVRCFDLLAWPLLALGYPLRASIMAIETNSDLETRKLVTYWIVFSLISLFEHAFVKLFEWIPLWLYIKLMIVCWLVIPHFDGSYYVYMHVVRPFLSMDTQTVIKQLKKLKEISFERMGFSLKRDNFIDEVEKFVKENGPEALEELIASKSKLKENVVKQKDIKAVEATEDKKVDVAQQSKLKDVVKQKDIKAVEPTEVKKADVAQQSKLKDVVKQKYIKAVEATEDKKADVAQQSKLKDVVKQKYIKAVEATEDKKADVAQQVFQTKVKSAEADISTHSPVEVKELPSATSIRVEVPVPDNIQKEWTCSICQVTTSSEAILTSHLQGRRHKATLEKLSAKNQNSKMKVPPASEEKKPSVPKVKPEKTVASSPMVHKVQISPNNVKCDGVATRQPGLWCFICNVGCTGMNNMDSHFKGKKHLTRVSELNGVAVGGHS, from the exons ATGGGCTTTGTGGGTTTCTTCTTCAGCTTGACTGTTAGATGCTTTGATCTTCTTGCATG GCCTCTTCTTGCTTTGGGATATCCTTT GCGTGCTTCCATTATGGCTATTGAGACCAACTCAGACTTGGAAACAAGGAAGTTGGTGACCTATTGGATTGTCTTTTCCTTGATATCCCTTTTCGAACATGCTTTTGTCAAGCTGTTTGAATG GATACCATTATGGCTTTACATTAAGCTAATGATTGTCTGCTGGTTGGTGATACCTCACTTTGATGGTTCTTATTACGTATATATGCACGTTGTTCGTCCCTTCCTCTCCATGGACACACAAACTGTCATCAAGCAGTTGAAAAAGCTGAAGGAAATCTCTTTTGAAAGAATGGGTTTCTCCTTAAAGAGAGACAACTTTATAGATGAGGTGGAGAAATTTGTAAAAGAAAACGGACCAGAAGCCTTAGAGGAACTTATTGCTAGCAAG TCAAAGttaaaagaaaatgttgttAAGCAGAAAGATATAAAAGCTGTAGAAGCAACTGAAGATAAGAAAGTTGATGTAGCTCAGCAG TCAAAGTTAAAAGATGTTGTTAAGCAGAAAGATATCAAAGCTGTAGAACCAACTGAAGTTAAGAAAGCTGATGTAGCCCAGCAG TCAAAGTTAAAAGATGTTGTTAAGCAGAAATATATCAAAGCTGTAGAAGCAACTGAAGATAAGAAAGCTGATGTAGCCCAGCAG TCAAAGTTAAAAGATGTTGTTAAGCAGAAATATATCAAAGCTGTAGAAGCAACTGAAGATAAGAAAGCTGATGTAGCCCAGCAG GTTTTTCAAACAAAGGTTAAATCTGCTGAAGCGGACATCAGTACACATTCACCAGTTGAAGTCAAAGAACTGCCATCTGCAACATCAATCAGGGTTGAGGTACCGGTCCCCGACAACATCCAAAAGGAGTGGACTTGTTCTATTTGTCAGGTGACAACCTCGAGTGAAGCCATACTTACTTCACATCTTCAAGGGAGACGACATAAGGCTACTTTAGAGAAGTTGAGTGCAAAGAACCAGAACTCAAAAATGAAGGTTCCTCCTGCTTCAGAGGAAAAGAAACCTAGTGTGCCCAAAGTCAAACCAGAGAAGACTGTAGCTAGCAGTCCAATGGTGCATAAGGTGCAAATAAGTCCAAATAATGTGAAGTGTGATGGTGTCGCAACTAGACAACCTGGATTATGGTGCTTTATCTGTAATGTAGGATGCACCGGCATGAATAACATGGATTCTCACTTCAAAGGGAAGAAGCACTTGACCCGGGTTTCAGAACTTAATGGAGTTGCAGTTGGTGGACATTCCTGA